A single window of Hylaeus volcanicus isolate JK05 chromosome 8, UHH_iyHylVolc1.0_haploid, whole genome shotgun sequence DNA harbors:
- the LOC128880757 gene encoding RING finger protein unkempt isoform X7 produces MCSSVDSHSRYLKEFRVEQCPLFIQRKCTQHRPFTCFNWHFMNQRRRRPVRKRDRTFNYSADNYCTKYDETTGICPDGDECPFLHRTAGDTERRYHLRYYKTCMCVHDTDTRGFCVKNGPHCAFAHGNHDLRPPVYDIKEIQALENPDSDPNSSSNGPNILDKERNLMNEDPKWQDTNYVLSNYKTEPCKRPPRLCRQGYACPQYHNSKDKRRSPRKYKYRSTPCPNVKHGEEWGEPGNCEQGDTCTYCHTRTEQQFHPEIYKSTKCNDVQQAGYCPRGVFCAFAHVDRECTLINLLPTEEMSLARDMAVPIDCGTNLADILSNALPPDKRTHEKDKPLSDSSNGSGEVSESASTSSIGSNSSHSKAPGAQLHNSNSNTTVNTSNQQKLTSILYNPSSLLQVGEIRKQMVAIDSDPLLTKAEKAQQKQSLYIAYSLNGTLGSHSLATTVSPLSSSFYPNDTVESVVAGLASSGLLGSSAPVNIPGMAERSVLSNFSPSTSSPLQQLHSSGFLTGSRFSHQDSMESTMPFMNQVSDPFSNHISQLSSSASKLSGFNSSLFDFTNQGMSPSRTQPLPASPLLNTFSISPSNTGSLSEVQRLREELTSSRAQLATWDERINQARAACAAWQLETEEATSRARIAEQQRDEALLKVKALTAENETSSGGPYLHTLRRTNELRSLSIAALKSIQSQLRSDLEEVEKVLYRETATKCMVCEEQNRTVTLSPCNHYVVCSTCAPNQRECPYCQTPVVSTS; encoded by the exons ATGTGTAGCTCTGTGGATTCGCATTCCAGATACTTGAAGGAATTTCGCGTCGAACAATGTCCCCTCTTTATACAGCGCAAATGCACACAGCACCGACCCTTCACGTGCTTCAACTGGCACTTTATGAACCAGCGGAGGCGTAGACCGGTGAGAAAGAGGGACCGCACCTTCAACTATAGCGCCGATAATTATTGCACCAAGTACGATGAGACCACCGGCATATGTCCAGATGGAGACGA GTGTCCATTTCTTCATCGCACTGCTGGAGATACAGAAAGACGTTACCATCTACGTTATTACAAAACTTGCATGTGCGTCCATGATACGGACACACGTGGATTTTGCGTTAAGAATGGACCTCATTGTGCCTTTGCACATGGCAATCATGATCTTCGACCACCTGTCTATGATATCAAAGAGATACAGGCGCTTGAAAACCCTGATTCTGATCCCAACTCATCGTCCAATGGACCAAACATACTCGATAAGGAACGAAACTTAATGAACGAAGATCCAAAGTGGCAGGACACAAATTATGTACtcagtaattataaaactgAACCTTGCAAACGTCCACCAAGGCTTTGCCGTCAGGGTTATGCTTGTCCACAATATCATAATAGCAAAGATAAACGACGTAGTCCACGTAAATACAAATATCG atCAACACCCTGCCCTAACGTAAAACATGGAGAAGAATGGGGTGAGCCAGGCAATTGCGAACAGGGAGATACTTGTACATATTGTCATACACGTACAGAACAACAGTTCCATCCTGAAATATACAAGTCAACAAAGTGTAATGATGTACAGCAAGCTGGTTACTGTCCGCGCGGAGTCTTCTGTGCTTTTGCACATGTTGACCGTGAGTGTACCCTCATAAATC TGTTGCCAACAGAAGAAATGAGCCTGGCGAGGGACATGGCAGTACCTATAGATTGTGGCACCAATTTGGCAGACATTCTCAGCAATGCGCTTCCACCTGATAAGCGTACTCATGAAAAGGATAAACCACTTAGCGATAGCAGC AATGGAAGCGGTGAAGTATCAGAATCAGCAAGTACTAGCAGCATTGGTAGCAATAGTTCGCACAGTAAAGCTCCTGGTGCTCAACTTCATAATTCTAATTCCAATACCACTGTAAATACTTCCAATCAACAGAAGTTAACAAGCATACTTTACAATCCCAGTTCTCTTCTTCAAGTC gGTGAAATACGAAAACAAATGGTTGCTATAGATAGTGATCCTCTATTAACGAAAGCTGAGAAAGCTCAACAGAAACAAAGTCTATATATCGCTTATAGTTTAAATGGAACCTTGGGTAGTCATTCATTAGCGACTACTGTTTCACCACTTTCAAGTTCGTTTTATCCAAATGACACTGTGGAGTCTGTAGTAG CAGGCCTAGCAAGTTCTGGATTACTGGGAAGCTCTGCTCCAGTTAATATTCCTGGAATGGCTGAACGTTCTgttctttctaatttttcacCTTCTACATCCAGTCCACTTCAGCAATTACATTCGTCTGGTTTTCTTACCGGGTCCAGATTTTCTCATCAAGATTCAATGGAATCG ACAATGCCATTTATGAATCAAGTATCAGATCCATTTAGCAATCATATTTCACAACTTAGCAGTTCAGCTTCTAAACTTAGTGGATTTAATAGTAGCTTATTTGATTTTACGAATCAAGGAATGTCTCCATCTCGTACACAACCTCTCCCAGCATCTCCATTGctaaatacattttccattaGTCCGAGTAATACAGGATCTTTATCTGAG GTACAGAGGCTCAGAGAAGAGTTGACATCGAGCCGCGCTCAATTAGCAACATGGGATGAACGAATTAATCAAGCTAGAGCAGCTTGCGCGGCATGGCAATTAGAAACCGAAGAAGCTACGAGCAGAGCAAGGATTGCTGAACAGCAAAGAGATGAG GCCTTATTGAAAGTGAAAGCGTTGACGGCTGAAAATGAAACATCCAGTGGTGGCCCATACCTTCATACTCTAAGAAGAACAAACGAACTCAGATCGTTATCGATAGCTGCGTTAAAATCAATTCAATCGCAGCTCCGTTCGGATCTTGAAGAAGTGGAAAAG GTGCTGTACAGAGAAACGGCAACAAAGTGCATGGTTTGTGAAGAACAAAATCGCACTGTTACCCTCTCACCCTGTAACCACTACGTGGTCTGCTCGACGTGCGCTCCAAATCAACGAGAGTGCCCGTACTGCCAGACTCCGGTTGTCTCCACGAGTTAG
- the LOC128880757 gene encoding RING finger protein unkempt isoform X8 — protein MCSSVDSHSRYLKEFRVEQCPLFIQRKCTQHRPFTCFNWHFMNQRRRRPVRKRDRTFNYSADNYCTKYDETTGICPDGDECPFLHRTAGDTERRYHLRYYKTCMCVHDTDTRGFCVKNGPHCAFAHGNHDLRPPVYDIKEIQALENPDSDPNSSSNGPNILDKERNLMNEDPKWQDTNYVLSNYKTEPCKRPPRLCRQGYACPQYHNSKDKRRSPRKYKYRSTPCPNVKHGEEWGEPGNCEQGDTCTYCHTRTEQQFHPEIYKSTKCNDVQQAGYCPRGVFCAFAHVDRECTLINLLPTEEMSLARDMAVPIDCGTNLADILSNALPPDKRTHEKDKPLSDSSNGSGEVSESASTSSIGSNSSHSKAPGAQLHNSNSNTTVNTSNQQKLTSILYNPSSLLQVGEIRKQMVAIDSDPLLTKAEKAQQKQSLYIAYSLNGTLGSHSLATTVSPLSSSFYPNDTVESVVGNALDELHLDDPLNLVESIHRDTNSPISNSISAGLASSGLLGSSAPVNIPGMAERSVLSNFSPSTSSPLQQLHSSGFLTGSRFSHQDSMESVQRLREELTSSRAQLATWDERINQARAACAAWQLETEEATSRARIAEQQRDEALLKVKALTAENETSSGGPYLHTLRRTNELRSLSIAALKSIQSQLRSDLEEVEKVLYRETATKCMVCEEQNRTVTLSPCNHYVVCSTCAPNQRECPYCQTPVVSTS, from the exons ATGTGTAGCTCTGTGGATTCGCATTCCAGATACTTGAAGGAATTTCGCGTCGAACAATGTCCCCTCTTTATACAGCGCAAATGCACACAGCACCGACCCTTCACGTGCTTCAACTGGCACTTTATGAACCAGCGGAGGCGTAGACCGGTGAGAAAGAGGGACCGCACCTTCAACTATAGCGCCGATAATTATTGCACCAAGTACGATGAGACCACCGGCATATGTCCAGATGGAGACGA GTGTCCATTTCTTCATCGCACTGCTGGAGATACAGAAAGACGTTACCATCTACGTTATTACAAAACTTGCATGTGCGTCCATGATACGGACACACGTGGATTTTGCGTTAAGAATGGACCTCATTGTGCCTTTGCACATGGCAATCATGATCTTCGACCACCTGTCTATGATATCAAAGAGATACAGGCGCTTGAAAACCCTGATTCTGATCCCAACTCATCGTCCAATGGACCAAACATACTCGATAAGGAACGAAACTTAATGAACGAAGATCCAAAGTGGCAGGACACAAATTATGTACtcagtaattataaaactgAACCTTGCAAACGTCCACCAAGGCTTTGCCGTCAGGGTTATGCTTGTCCACAATATCATAATAGCAAAGATAAACGACGTAGTCCACGTAAATACAAATATCG atCAACACCCTGCCCTAACGTAAAACATGGAGAAGAATGGGGTGAGCCAGGCAATTGCGAACAGGGAGATACTTGTACATATTGTCATACACGTACAGAACAACAGTTCCATCCTGAAATATACAAGTCAACAAAGTGTAATGATGTACAGCAAGCTGGTTACTGTCCGCGCGGAGTCTTCTGTGCTTTTGCACATGTTGACCGTGAGTGTACCCTCATAAATC TGTTGCCAACAGAAGAAATGAGCCTGGCGAGGGACATGGCAGTACCTATAGATTGTGGCACCAATTTGGCAGACATTCTCAGCAATGCGCTTCCACCTGATAAGCGTACTCATGAAAAGGATAAACCACTTAGCGATAGCAGC AATGGAAGCGGTGAAGTATCAGAATCAGCAAGTACTAGCAGCATTGGTAGCAATAGTTCGCACAGTAAAGCTCCTGGTGCTCAACTTCATAATTCTAATTCCAATACCACTGTAAATACTTCCAATCAACAGAAGTTAACAAGCATACTTTACAATCCCAGTTCTCTTCTTCAAGTC gGTGAAATACGAAAACAAATGGTTGCTATAGATAGTGATCCTCTATTAACGAAAGCTGAGAAAGCTCAACAGAAACAAAGTCTATATATCGCTTATAGTTTAAATGGAACCTTGGGTAGTCATTCATTAGCGACTACTGTTTCACCACTTTCAAGTTCGTTTTATCCAAATGACACTGTGGAGTCTGTAGTAG GAAATGCATTAGACGAGTTACATCTAGATGATCCTTTAAATTTAGTAGAATCAATTCATAGGGATACAAATTCACCAATTAGCAATTCAATATCAGCAGGCCTAGCAAGTTCTGGATTACTGGGAAGCTCTGCTCCAGTTAATATTCCTGGAATGGCTGAACGTTCTgttctttctaatttttcacCTTCTACATCCAGTCCACTTCAGCAATTACATTCGTCTGGTTTTCTTACCGGGTCCAGATTTTCTCATCAAGATTCAATGGAATCG GTACAGAGGCTCAGAGAAGAGTTGACATCGAGCCGCGCTCAATTAGCAACATGGGATGAACGAATTAATCAAGCTAGAGCAGCTTGCGCGGCATGGCAATTAGAAACCGAAGAAGCTACGAGCAGAGCAAGGATTGCTGAACAGCAAAGAGATGAG GCCTTATTGAAAGTGAAAGCGTTGACGGCTGAAAATGAAACATCCAGTGGTGGCCCATACCTTCATACTCTAAGAAGAACAAACGAACTCAGATCGTTATCGATAGCTGCGTTAAAATCAATTCAATCGCAGCTCCGTTCGGATCTTGAAGAAGTGGAAAAG GTGCTGTACAGAGAAACGGCAACAAAGTGCATGGTTTGTGAAGAACAAAATCGCACTGTTACCCTCTCACCCTGTAACCACTACGTGGTCTGCTCGACGTGCGCTCCAAATCAACGAGAGTGCCCGTACTGCCAGACTCCGGTTGTCTCCACGAGTTAG
- the LOC128880757 gene encoding RING finger protein unkempt homolog isoform X1 — protein sequence MCSSVDSHSRYLKEFRVEQCPLFIQRKCTQHRPFTCFNWHFMNQRRRRPVRKRDRTFNYSADNYCTKYDETTGICPDGDECPFLHRTAGDTERRYHLRYYKTCMCVHDTDTRGFCVKNGPHCAFAHGNHDLRPPVYDIKEIQALENPDSDPNSSSNGPNILDKERNLMNEDPKWQDTNYVLSNYKTEPCKRPPRLCRQGYACPQYHNSKDKRRSPRKYKYRSTPCPNVKHGEEWGEPGNCEQGDTCTYCHTRTEQQFHPEIYKSTKCNDVQQAGYCPRGVFCAFAHVDRECTLINLLPTEEMSLARDMAVPIDCGTNLADILSNALPPDKRTHEKDKPLSDSSNGSGEVSESASTSSIGSNSSHSKAPGAQLHNSNSNTTVNTSNQQKLTSILYNPSSLLQVGEIRKQMVAIDSDPLLTKAEKAQQKQSLYIAYSLNGTLGSHSLATTVSPLSSSFYPNDTVESVVGNALDELHLDDPLNLVESIHRDTNSPISNSISAGLASSGLLGSSAPVNIPGMAERSVLSNFSPSTSSPLQQLHSSGFLTGSRFSHQDSMESTMPFMNQVSDPFSNHISQLSSSASKLSGFNSSLFDFTNQGMSPSRTQPLPASPLLNTFSISPSNTGSLSEVQRLREELTSSRAQLATWDERINQARAACAAWQLETEEATSRARIAEQQRDEALLKVKALTAENETSSGGPYLHTLRRTNELRSLSIAALKSIQSQLRSDLEEVEKVLYRETATKCMVCEEQNRTVTLSPCNHYVVCSTCAPNQRECPYCQTPVVSTS from the exons ATGTGTAGCTCTGTGGATTCGCATTCCAGATACTTGAAGGAATTTCGCGTCGAACAATGTCCCCTCTTTATACAGCGCAAATGCACACAGCACCGACCCTTCACGTGCTTCAACTGGCACTTTATGAACCAGCGGAGGCGTAGACCGGTGAGAAAGAGGGACCGCACCTTCAACTATAGCGCCGATAATTATTGCACCAAGTACGATGAGACCACCGGCATATGTCCAGATGGAGACGA GTGTCCATTTCTTCATCGCACTGCTGGAGATACAGAAAGACGTTACCATCTACGTTATTACAAAACTTGCATGTGCGTCCATGATACGGACACACGTGGATTTTGCGTTAAGAATGGACCTCATTGTGCCTTTGCACATGGCAATCATGATCTTCGACCACCTGTCTATGATATCAAAGAGATACAGGCGCTTGAAAACCCTGATTCTGATCCCAACTCATCGTCCAATGGACCAAACATACTCGATAAGGAACGAAACTTAATGAACGAAGATCCAAAGTGGCAGGACACAAATTATGTACtcagtaattataaaactgAACCTTGCAAACGTCCACCAAGGCTTTGCCGTCAGGGTTATGCTTGTCCACAATATCATAATAGCAAAGATAAACGACGTAGTCCACGTAAATACAAATATCG atCAACACCCTGCCCTAACGTAAAACATGGAGAAGAATGGGGTGAGCCAGGCAATTGCGAACAGGGAGATACTTGTACATATTGTCATACACGTACAGAACAACAGTTCCATCCTGAAATATACAAGTCAACAAAGTGTAATGATGTACAGCAAGCTGGTTACTGTCCGCGCGGAGTCTTCTGTGCTTTTGCACATGTTGACCGTGAGTGTACCCTCATAAATC TGTTGCCAACAGAAGAAATGAGCCTGGCGAGGGACATGGCAGTACCTATAGATTGTGGCACCAATTTGGCAGACATTCTCAGCAATGCGCTTCCACCTGATAAGCGTACTCATGAAAAGGATAAACCACTTAGCGATAGCAGC AATGGAAGCGGTGAAGTATCAGAATCAGCAAGTACTAGCAGCATTGGTAGCAATAGTTCGCACAGTAAAGCTCCTGGTGCTCAACTTCATAATTCTAATTCCAATACCACTGTAAATACTTCCAATCAACAGAAGTTAACAAGCATACTTTACAATCCCAGTTCTCTTCTTCAAGTC gGTGAAATACGAAAACAAATGGTTGCTATAGATAGTGATCCTCTATTAACGAAAGCTGAGAAAGCTCAACAGAAACAAAGTCTATATATCGCTTATAGTTTAAATGGAACCTTGGGTAGTCATTCATTAGCGACTACTGTTTCACCACTTTCAAGTTCGTTTTATCCAAATGACACTGTGGAGTCTGTAGTAG GAAATGCATTAGACGAGTTACATCTAGATGATCCTTTAAATTTAGTAGAATCAATTCATAGGGATACAAATTCACCAATTAGCAATTCAATATCAGCAGGCCTAGCAAGTTCTGGATTACTGGGAAGCTCTGCTCCAGTTAATATTCCTGGAATGGCTGAACGTTCTgttctttctaatttttcacCTTCTACATCCAGTCCACTTCAGCAATTACATTCGTCTGGTTTTCTTACCGGGTCCAGATTTTCTCATCAAGATTCAATGGAATCG ACAATGCCATTTATGAATCAAGTATCAGATCCATTTAGCAATCATATTTCACAACTTAGCAGTTCAGCTTCTAAACTTAGTGGATTTAATAGTAGCTTATTTGATTTTACGAATCAAGGAATGTCTCCATCTCGTACACAACCTCTCCCAGCATCTCCATTGctaaatacattttccattaGTCCGAGTAATACAGGATCTTTATCTGAG GTACAGAGGCTCAGAGAAGAGTTGACATCGAGCCGCGCTCAATTAGCAACATGGGATGAACGAATTAATCAAGCTAGAGCAGCTTGCGCGGCATGGCAATTAGAAACCGAAGAAGCTACGAGCAGAGCAAGGATTGCTGAACAGCAAAGAGATGAG GCCTTATTGAAAGTGAAAGCGTTGACGGCTGAAAATGAAACATCCAGTGGTGGCCCATACCTTCATACTCTAAGAAGAACAAACGAACTCAGATCGTTATCGATAGCTGCGTTAAAATCAATTCAATCGCAGCTCCGTTCGGATCTTGAAGAAGTGGAAAAG GTGCTGTACAGAGAAACGGCAACAAAGTGCATGGTTTGTGAAGAACAAAATCGCACTGTTACCCTCTCACCCTGTAACCACTACGTGGTCTGCTCGACGTGCGCTCCAAATCAACGAGAGTGCCCGTACTGCCAGACTCCGGTTGTCTCCACGAGTTAG
- the LOC128880757 gene encoding putative E3 ubiquitin-protein ligase UNKL isoform X5, protein MCSSVDSHSRYLKEFRVEQCPLFIQRKCTQHRPFTCFNWHFMNQRRRRPVRKRDRTFNYSADNYCTKYDETTGICPDGDECPFLHRTAGDTERRYHLRYYKTCMCVHDTDTRGFCVKNGPHCAFAHGNHDLRPPVYDIKEIQALENPDSDPNSSSNGPNILDKERNLMNEDPKWQDTNYVLSNYKTEPCKRPPRLCRQGYACPQYHNSKDKRRSPRKYKYRSTPCPNVKHGEEWGEPGNCEQGDTCTYCHTRTEQQFHPEIYKSTKCNDVQQAGYCPRGVFCAFAHVDQEMSLARDMAVPIDCGTNLADILSNALPPDKRTHEKDKPLSDSSNGSGEVSESASTSSIGSNSSHSKAPGAQLHNSNSNTTVNTSNQQKLTSILYNPSSLLQVGEIRKQMVAIDSDPLLTKAEKAQQKQSLYIAYSLNGTLGSHSLATTVSPLSSSFYPNDTVESVVGNALDELHLDDPLNLVESIHRDTNSPISNSISAGLASSGLLGSSAPVNIPGMAERSVLSNFSPSTSSPLQQLHSSGFLTGSRFSHQDSMESTMPFMNQVSDPFSNHISQLSSSASKLSGFNSSLFDFTNQGMSPSRTQPLPASPLLNTFSISPSNTGSLSEVQRLREELTSSRAQLATWDERINQARAACAAWQLETEEATSRARIAEQQRDEALLKVKALTAENETSSGGPYLHTLRRTNELRSLSIAALKSIQSQLRSDLEEVEKVLYRETATKCMVCEEQNRTVTLSPCNHYVVCSTCAPNQRECPYCQTPVVSTS, encoded by the exons ATGTGTAGCTCTGTGGATTCGCATTCCAGATACTTGAAGGAATTTCGCGTCGAACAATGTCCCCTCTTTATACAGCGCAAATGCACACAGCACCGACCCTTCACGTGCTTCAACTGGCACTTTATGAACCAGCGGAGGCGTAGACCGGTGAGAAAGAGGGACCGCACCTTCAACTATAGCGCCGATAATTATTGCACCAAGTACGATGAGACCACCGGCATATGTCCAGATGGAGACGA GTGTCCATTTCTTCATCGCACTGCTGGAGATACAGAAAGACGTTACCATCTACGTTATTACAAAACTTGCATGTGCGTCCATGATACGGACACACGTGGATTTTGCGTTAAGAATGGACCTCATTGTGCCTTTGCACATGGCAATCATGATCTTCGACCACCTGTCTATGATATCAAAGAGATACAGGCGCTTGAAAACCCTGATTCTGATCCCAACTCATCGTCCAATGGACCAAACATACTCGATAAGGAACGAAACTTAATGAACGAAGATCCAAAGTGGCAGGACACAAATTATGTACtcagtaattataaaactgAACCTTGCAAACGTCCACCAAGGCTTTGCCGTCAGGGTTATGCTTGTCCACAATATCATAATAGCAAAGATAAACGACGTAGTCCACGTAAATACAAATATCG atCAACACCCTGCCCTAACGTAAAACATGGAGAAGAATGGGGTGAGCCAGGCAATTGCGAACAGGGAGATACTTGTACATATTGTCATACACGTACAGAACAACAGTTCCATCCTGAAATATACAAGTCAACAAAGTGTAATGATGTACAGCAAGCTGGTTACTGTCCGCGCGGAGTCTTCTGTGCTTTTGCACATGTTGACC AAGAAATGAGCCTGGCGAGGGACATGGCAGTACCTATAGATTGTGGCACCAATTTGGCAGACATTCTCAGCAATGCGCTTCCACCTGATAAGCGTACTCATGAAAAGGATAAACCACTTAGCGATAGCAGC AATGGAAGCGGTGAAGTATCAGAATCAGCAAGTACTAGCAGCATTGGTAGCAATAGTTCGCACAGTAAAGCTCCTGGTGCTCAACTTCATAATTCTAATTCCAATACCACTGTAAATACTTCCAATCAACAGAAGTTAACAAGCATACTTTACAATCCCAGTTCTCTTCTTCAAGTC gGTGAAATACGAAAACAAATGGTTGCTATAGATAGTGATCCTCTATTAACGAAAGCTGAGAAAGCTCAACAGAAACAAAGTCTATATATCGCTTATAGTTTAAATGGAACCTTGGGTAGTCATTCATTAGCGACTACTGTTTCACCACTTTCAAGTTCGTTTTATCCAAATGACACTGTGGAGTCTGTAGTAG GAAATGCATTAGACGAGTTACATCTAGATGATCCTTTAAATTTAGTAGAATCAATTCATAGGGATACAAATTCACCAATTAGCAATTCAATATCAGCAGGCCTAGCAAGTTCTGGATTACTGGGAAGCTCTGCTCCAGTTAATATTCCTGGAATGGCTGAACGTTCTgttctttctaatttttcacCTTCTACATCCAGTCCACTTCAGCAATTACATTCGTCTGGTTTTCTTACCGGGTCCAGATTTTCTCATCAAGATTCAATGGAATCG ACAATGCCATTTATGAATCAAGTATCAGATCCATTTAGCAATCATATTTCACAACTTAGCAGTTCAGCTTCTAAACTTAGTGGATTTAATAGTAGCTTATTTGATTTTACGAATCAAGGAATGTCTCCATCTCGTACACAACCTCTCCCAGCATCTCCATTGctaaatacattttccattaGTCCGAGTAATACAGGATCTTTATCTGAG GTACAGAGGCTCAGAGAAGAGTTGACATCGAGCCGCGCTCAATTAGCAACATGGGATGAACGAATTAATCAAGCTAGAGCAGCTTGCGCGGCATGGCAATTAGAAACCGAAGAAGCTACGAGCAGAGCAAGGATTGCTGAACAGCAAAGAGATGAG GCCTTATTGAAAGTGAAAGCGTTGACGGCTGAAAATGAAACATCCAGTGGTGGCCCATACCTTCATACTCTAAGAAGAACAAACGAACTCAGATCGTTATCGATAGCTGCGTTAAAATCAATTCAATCGCAGCTCCGTTCGGATCTTGAAGAAGTGGAAAAG GTGCTGTACAGAGAAACGGCAACAAAGTGCATGGTTTGTGAAGAACAAAATCGCACTGTTACCCTCTCACCCTGTAACCACTACGTGGTCTGCTCGACGTGCGCTCCAAATCAACGAGAGTGCCCGTACTGCCAGACTCCGGTTGTCTCCACGAGTTAG